One Gordonia mangrovi genomic region harbors:
- a CDS encoding flavin-containing monooxygenase, producing the protein MTTYLPRTAIIGAGISGLTSGKMLADYGVPYTCFESSDRIGGNWAFGNPNGHSSAYRSLHIDTSRHQLSFRDFPMPDDYPDFPHHSQIKAYLDSYAEAFGLLDNIEFRNGVTHAERLDDGGWELSTERGERRRFDLLIVANGHHWDPRLPDFPGTFDGLEMHAHHYIDPRTPHDFSGKRILVVGLGNSAADIAVELSSKALDNTLTLSTRSSAWIVPKYFAGKPADKYYHTSPHIPVAWQRKFMQAMQPMTAGRPESYGLPTPNHKFFEAHPTQSVELPLRLGSGDIIPKPDIASLDGETVHFVDGTSSDFDVIIYATGYNITFPFFDPEFISAPDNRIDLYKRMFYPGIDDLIFAGFAQAVPTLFPFVECQSRLIGAYAVGRYRLPSTDEMYRTIEADTQYYTGHMLDRPRHTQQLDHYLYEHDMRTTEIPAGRRRAAADGGATWAQVDTHEAAAAHAVAAGAGEQR; encoded by the coding sequence ATGACGACTTATCTACCGCGTACCGCGATCATCGGGGCCGGCATCAGCGGGCTCACCTCCGGCAAGATGCTCGCGGACTACGGCGTGCCGTACACCTGCTTCGAATCGTCGGATCGCATCGGCGGCAACTGGGCATTCGGCAACCCGAACGGTCACAGCAGCGCCTACCGCTCACTGCACATCGACACCTCCAGGCATCAGCTGAGCTTTCGGGACTTCCCGATGCCCGACGACTATCCCGACTTCCCTCATCACTCCCAGATCAAGGCCTACCTCGACTCCTACGCCGAGGCGTTCGGATTGCTCGACAACATCGAGTTCCGCAACGGCGTCACCCACGCCGAACGCCTTGATGACGGCGGTTGGGAACTGAGCACCGAGCGCGGTGAGCGCCGACGTTTCGATCTGTTGATCGTGGCCAACGGTCATCACTGGGACCCGCGTCTGCCCGACTTCCCGGGCACGTTCGACGGTCTCGAGATGCACGCGCACCACTACATCGACCCGCGAACCCCGCACGACTTCTCCGGCAAGCGAATCCTGGTGGTGGGGCTCGGCAACAGCGCCGCCGACATCGCGGTCGAACTGTCGTCGAAGGCCCTCGACAACACGCTCACCCTGTCGACCCGGTCCAGTGCCTGGATCGTGCCGAAGTACTTCGCCGGTAAGCCGGCGGACAAGTATTACCACACGTCACCGCACATCCCGGTCGCCTGGCAGCGCAAGTTCATGCAGGCGATGCAGCCGATGACCGCCGGCCGGCCGGAGTCCTATGGTCTCCCGACGCCGAATCACAAGTTCTTCGAGGCGCATCCGACGCAGTCGGTCGAGCTGCCGTTGCGCCTCGGCTCCGGCGACATCATTCCCAAACCGGATATCGCATCGCTGGACGGCGAGACGGTGCACTTCGTCGACGGCACGTCGAGCGACTTCGACGTCATCATCTACGCGACGGGGTACAACATCACCTTCCCGTTCTTTGACCCCGAGTTCATCAGTGCCCCCGACAACCGCATCGACCTCTACAAGCGGATGTTCTACCCGGGCATCGATGACCTGATCTTCGCCGGATTCGCGCAGGCGGTGCCGACGCTGTTCCCGTTCGTCGAATGTCAGTCACGACTCATCGGCGCTTACGCCGTCGGCCGCTACCGGCTGCCGTCGACCGACGAGATGTACCGAACCATCGAGGCCGACACGCAGTACTACACCGGACACATGCTCGACCGGCCCCGGCACACCCAGCAGCTCGACCACTACCTGTACGAGCACGACATGCGGACCACCGAGATTCCTGCGGGCAGGCGACGAGCTGCCGCCGACGGTGGAGCGACGTGGGCGCAGGTGGACACCCACGAGGCGGCCGCGGCGCATGCCGTGGCTGCCGGGGCGGGGGAGCAACGATGA
- a CDS encoding class I SAM-dependent methyltransferase, which yields MLTVDFDRLGVGPQTKAIDIGAGQGRHSFEMFRRGADVIAFDQSESDMAEVAEMFDAMTAEGHVPAAAKARAEVGDALRLPYADNSFDVVLMSEILEHIPSDEAAITEMVRILKPGGLAAVTVPRYWPEKVCWALSDEYHEVEGGHVRIYKASELADKLTRAGLEVTGTDHAHALHAPYWWIKCAVGVENDRNPLVKAYHQLLVWDMMSKPWLTRVGEQALNPLIGKSVALYLRKPVTADDAGSR from the coding sequence GTGCTGACAGTGGATTTCGACCGCCTGGGGGTGGGTCCGCAGACCAAGGCGATCGACATCGGGGCGGGACAGGGCCGGCACTCCTTCGAGATGTTCCGCCGCGGCGCGGATGTCATCGCCTTCGACCAGTCCGAATCGGATATGGCCGAAGTGGCCGAGATGTTCGACGCGATGACCGCGGAAGGGCATGTGCCCGCCGCGGCCAAGGCGCGCGCCGAGGTCGGTGATGCACTCCGTCTTCCCTACGCCGACAACAGCTTCGACGTCGTACTGATGTCGGAGATCCTCGAACACATCCCCAGCGACGAGGCCGCGATCACCGAGATGGTGCGTATTCTGAAGCCCGGCGGACTCGCCGCGGTCACCGTCCCGCGCTACTGGCCGGAGAAGGTGTGCTGGGCGTTGTCGGACGAGTATCACGAGGTCGAGGGCGGCCACGTACGCATCTACAAGGCGTCCGAGCTCGCCGACAAACTCACCCGAGCCGGCCTCGAGGTGACCGGAACCGATCACGCCCACGCCTTGCACGCCCCCTACTGGTGGATCAAATGTGCTGTGGGCGTGGAGAACGACAGGAATCCGCTGGTCAAGGCCTATCATCAGCTGCTGGTGTGGGACATGATGAGCAAGCCGTGGCTGACCCGGGTCGGTGAGCAGGCGCTCAACCCGTTGATCGGCAAGTCGGTCGCGTTGTACCTGCGTAAGCCGGTCACCGCCGACGACGCCGGAAGCAGGTGA
- a CDS encoding alpha/beta hydrolase yields the protein MNRQSVTFDSHGTACDAWFFPGADESPFDGPTGRPVVVMAHGFAGTKDSGLEPYARRFAEAGLAVFAFDYRGFGLSEGAPRQRISMSAQADDYRSAVVAAKGRPGVDPQRIILWGISQSGGHALVVAAHRDDVCAVITMVPMVNGLAAGVHHYPQVGAASMLRSAAVGIGSTLAAKAGRAPTMMPVVGRPGEKAALTSPGFYEDYLAIAGPSWRNEVDASVGLELGSFRADKSAEAVDAPVLMQIADFDQATPAHAAAKAAFKARAEVRHYPCDHFDVFAGNDWFEPAVNHQIDFLTRHLAGERTQVTAR from the coding sequence ATGAACCGACAGAGCGTGACCTTCGATTCGCACGGAACCGCCTGTGACGCCTGGTTCTTTCCCGGTGCCGACGAGTCACCGTTCGACGGCCCGACGGGTCGTCCGGTGGTGGTGATGGCGCACGGGTTCGCCGGCACCAAGGACTCGGGACTCGAGCCGTATGCGCGGCGGTTCGCCGAGGCGGGTCTTGCGGTGTTCGCCTTCGACTACCGCGGTTTTGGGCTGTCCGAAGGCGCTCCCCGCCAGCGGATCTCGATGAGTGCCCAGGCCGACGACTACCGGTCGGCGGTTGTCGCGGCGAAAGGCCGACCCGGCGTCGATCCGCAGCGCATCATCCTGTGGGGGATTTCCCAGTCGGGCGGCCATGCGCTGGTCGTCGCCGCGCACCGCGACGATGTCTGTGCGGTGATCACCATGGTGCCGATGGTGAACGGGCTGGCGGCCGGCGTCCATCACTATCCTCAGGTGGGCGCCGCGTCGATGCTGAGGTCGGCCGCCGTCGGCATCGGCAGCACACTCGCCGCCAAAGCGGGACGTGCGCCGACGATGATGCCCGTCGTCGGACGGCCGGGGGAGAAGGCCGCGCTCACGTCGCCGGGCTTCTACGAGGACTACCTCGCGATCGCCGGACCGTCCTGGCGCAACGAGGTCGACGCCTCCGTCGGCCTGGAACTGGGCAGCTTCCGCGCCGACAAATCGGCCGAGGCCGTCGACGCCCCGGTGTTGATGCAGATCGCCGACTTCGACCAGGCGACACCGGCACACGCCGCGGCCAAGGCCGCCTTCAAGGCACGCGCAGAGGTGCGGCACTACCCGTGTGACCATTTCGACGTCTTCGCCGGCAACGACTGGTTCGAACCCGCGGTGAACCATCAGATCGACTTCCTGACGCGACATCTCGCCGGCGAGCGGACGCAGGTGACCGCCCGATGA
- a CDS encoding prenyltransferase gives MTTLPAIAGVLTAEQIDATGAAIAAMQEDSGALPWFPGGQTDPWDHVESAMALSVTGRIAEAEAAYGWSRRHQRADGSWPIRMVDGRVLDPNIDSNFCAYIAVGVWHHYLITGDTRFLDEMWPTVWSAIDLVMKFQRPDGAFRWGGDHRSGAMFDQAQITGNASIFQAIDCAVRIADEMGQPESSWAAAHAALGDVIRDRPENFEPPSDHSMDWYYPILGGALRGRAGQEHIARRWDEFVVAGMGIRCVDHRPWVTGAETCELALAVDALGDTADAITLVESIQHLRDPDGSYWTGLVFSDGKRWPVEKSCWTSAAVVLAADAISRTSAGEGIFRDVRQTLVADQQIT, from the coding sequence GTGACGACGCTACCGGCGATCGCGGGGGTTCTCACCGCGGAGCAGATCGACGCCACCGGCGCCGCGATCGCCGCGATGCAGGAGGATTCCGGTGCGCTGCCGTGGTTTCCGGGTGGTCAGACCGACCCGTGGGACCATGTCGAGTCGGCGATGGCGTTGTCGGTCACCGGTCGGATCGCCGAGGCCGAGGCGGCCTACGGCTGGTCGCGGCGGCATCAGCGCGCGGATGGGTCGTGGCCGATCCGGATGGTCGACGGCCGTGTGCTGGACCCGAACATCGACAGCAACTTCTGCGCCTACATCGCGGTGGGCGTGTGGCATCACTACCTGATCACCGGGGACACCAGATTCCTCGACGAGATGTGGCCGACGGTGTGGTCGGCGATCGATCTGGTGATGAAGTTCCAACGGCCCGACGGGGCGTTCCGGTGGGGTGGTGATCACCGCAGCGGTGCGATGTTCGACCAGGCCCAGATCACCGGTAATGCCAGTATCTTCCAGGCGATCGACTGCGCGGTGCGCATCGCCGACGAGATGGGGCAGCCGGAATCGTCGTGGGCGGCCGCGCATGCGGCGCTGGGAGACGTGATCCGCGACCGTCCGGAGAATTTCGAGCCGCCGTCGGATCATTCGATGGACTGGTACTACCCCATCCTCGGTGGCGCCCTGCGCGGCCGGGCCGGACAGGAGCACATCGCCCGGCGATGGGACGAGTTCGTGGTGGCGGGCATGGGGATTCGGTGTGTCGACCATCGGCCCTGGGTCACCGGCGCCGAAACGTGTGAATTGGCTCTGGCCGTCGACGCGCTCGGCGACACCGCCGACGCCATCACGCTGGTCGAATCCATTCAGCATCTTCGTGATCCGGACGGGTCGTACTGGACCGGGCTGGTGTTCTCCGATGGGAAGCGCTGGCCGGTGGAGAAGAGTTGCTGGACGTCGGCGGCGGTGGTCCTGGCCGCTGACGCGATCAGCCGCACCAGCGCCGGCGAAGGAATCTTCCGCGACGTCCGGCAAACCCTGGTGGCTGACCAGCAAATCACCTAG
- a CDS encoding SDR family NAD(P)-dependent oxidoreductase, with amino-acid sequence MTRTAVVVGGASGIGLATAKALAAEEFSLVIADVNADAARTAADHLGARAVTLDVTDESSVAAGFETIGAIDAVVSCAGLTIPGALTELELEHWQTTIDVCLTGSFLVLKHAGQHIVDGGSIIVISSLNGRQPGAGMGAYCASKAAVTMLVEVAALEMAPRKVRVNAISPGLIDTPLTEGLALVPGLIDEYVENTPLGRSGRPEEIADMAVFLASEKAAWITGAAFDVNGGAHLQRYPDVLGKMRALMS; translated from the coding sequence ATGACGCGCACCGCCGTCGTCGTCGGTGGCGCATCCGGCATCGGGCTGGCCACGGCGAAAGCGCTGGCGGCCGAGGAATTCTCGCTGGTCATCGCCGATGTGAACGCTGATGCGGCCCGAACGGCCGCCGACCACCTCGGTGCACGCGCGGTCACACTGGACGTCACCGACGAATCTTCTGTCGCAGCAGGTTTCGAGACCATCGGTGCGATCGACGCAGTGGTGAGTTGCGCGGGTCTCACCATCCCCGGCGCGCTGACCGAATTGGAACTCGAGCACTGGCAGACCACCATCGACGTCTGCCTGACCGGGTCGTTCCTGGTGCTCAAGCATGCCGGGCAGCACATCGTCGACGGTGGCAGCATCATCGTGATCTCGTCGCTCAACGGGCGGCAGCCCGGTGCCGGTATGGGCGCATACTGCGCGTCGAAGGCCGCGGTGACGATGCTGGTCGAGGTGGCGGCGCTGGAGATGGCGCCCCGCAAGGTCCGGGTCAACGCCATCTCGCCCGGCCTCATCGACACCCCGCTCACCGAAGGTCTCGCCCTTGTTCCCGGGCTCATCGATGAGTACGTCGAGAACACCCCGCTGGGCCGCAGTGGCCGCCCCGAGGAGATCGCCGACATGGCCGTCTTCCTCGCCTCCGAGAAGGCCGCCTGGATCACCGGCGCCGCCTTCGACGTCAACGGCGGCGCCCACCTGCAGCGCTACCCCGATGTCCTCGGCAAGATGCGTGCCCTGATGTCGTGA
- a CDS encoding TetR/AcrR family transcriptional regulator, with protein sequence MSEAPTERRPTSTVSSRLLDATEKLLADKGIRATTMQQVAETAGVSRAWLYRHFPDKSTLIGAAIVRLNESFWSGAIGELDQIEGFDQQVAAGVRIGRGAYDDPGTLLMRLRTEEPDDFAACAGAGVAGLVPDLALFWRPYVEAAAGRGEIHPDHDLGEVSEWVARVLISLGTVPSETIDPDDPDVVLRHVRRYLMPGLRADPRDVAGGLDTPLG encoded by the coding sequence GTGAGTGAGGCACCGACCGAGCGCCGCCCGACCAGCACGGTCAGCAGCCGCCTGTTGGACGCCACCGAGAAACTGCTCGCCGACAAAGGAATCCGCGCCACCACGATGCAACAGGTGGCCGAGACCGCGGGGGTGTCCCGCGCCTGGCTCTATCGCCATTTTCCCGACAAGTCGACGCTGATCGGTGCGGCCATCGTCCGGCTGAACGAATCGTTCTGGTCGGGTGCGATCGGCGAACTCGACCAGATCGAGGGGTTCGATCAGCAGGTTGCCGCTGGCGTCCGGATCGGACGCGGCGCGTACGACGACCCGGGCACCCTGCTGATGCGGCTGCGCACCGAAGAGCCCGACGACTTCGCGGCCTGCGCTGGTGCCGGCGTCGCCGGTCTGGTCCCGGATCTGGCGTTGTTCTGGCGACCCTATGTCGAAGCCGCGGCCGGCCGCGGTGAGATCCATCCCGACCACGACCTCGGTGAGGTGTCCGAATGGGTTGCGCGCGTGCTGATCAGCCTCGGGACGGTGCCGTCGGAGACCATCGACCCCGACGATCCTGACGTCGTGCTGCGGCATGTGCGCCGGTACCTCATGCCCGGTTTGCGGGCTGATCCGCGGGACGTGGCGGGTGGTCTCGATACGCCGCTCGGCTAG
- a CDS encoding LLM class F420-dependent oxidoreductase, which yields MDFGIVQFTSDRGLKPHVLAPLIEEAGFASYFVPEHGHIPTRRDAAHPQTGDASLPDDRYMRTLDPWTSLAAAAAVTERIRLATAVALPVQSDPITLAKTLATLDHISGGRLTLGVGFGWNLDELADHNVPPKRRRTMLREYLEAMRALWTDEEAEYHGEFVDFGTSWAWPKPQQHIPTLVGAAGNEKNFRWITRSADGWITTPGEDDIEGSMALLKQIWSDTGRAGDPEIVVLDFKPVAEKLERWREIGVTQVLYGLPDDSVERASGYLAKLAGKLGLTPVGV from the coding sequence ATGGATTTCGGAATCGTGCAGTTCACCAGCGATCGCGGACTGAAGCCGCACGTGCTGGCCCCGCTGATCGAGGAGGCCGGGTTCGCGTCGTACTTCGTGCCGGAACACGGACACATCCCCACCCGACGCGATGCGGCGCATCCGCAGACCGGTGACGCGTCGTTGCCCGACGACCGGTACATGCGCACCCTCGATCCGTGGACCTCGCTCGCCGCGGCCGCCGCGGTGACCGAACGGATTCGGCTGGCCACCGCTGTTGCGTTGCCGGTCCAGTCCGATCCGATCACGCTCGCCAAAACGCTGGCGACGCTGGACCACATCTCGGGTGGGCGCCTCACCCTGGGTGTCGGATTCGGCTGGAACCTCGATGAACTCGCCGACCACAACGTGCCGCCGAAGCGTCGTCGGACCATGCTGCGGGAGTATCTCGAGGCGATGCGGGCACTGTGGACCGACGAAGAAGCCGAATACCACGGCGAATTCGTCGATTTCGGCACCAGTTGGGCCTGGCCCAAGCCGCAGCAGCACATCCCGACGTTGGTCGGTGCGGCCGGCAACGAGAAGAACTTCCGCTGGATCACGCGCAGTGCCGACGGTTGGATCACCACTCCGGGCGAGGACGACATCGAGGGCTCGATGGCCCTGCTCAAGCAGATCTGGTCCGACACGGGGCGCGCCGGTGACCCTGAGATCGTGGTGCTCGACTTCAAGCCGGTCGCCGAGAAGCTCGAGAGGTGGCGCGAGATCGGTGTGACCCAGGTGCTTTACGGGCTGCCCGACGACAGCGTCGAGCGGGCGAGTGGTTACCTCGCGAAACTGGCCGGCAAGCTCGGGCTCACGCCCGTCGGCGTCTGA
- a CDS encoding glycosyltransferase family 4 protein, whose product MRVALLSYRSKPHCGGQGVYVRHLSRELALLGHEVEIFSGQPYPELDQVAIDAGVRLTKVPSMALYDEPNPFRTPRPGEYRDWIDMLEVGSMWTASFGEPLTFSLRVARLLKDRRDDFDIVHDNQCLGYGLLDIQQAGFPLIATIHHPITRDRTLAVKAAKGWRKITAWRWHSFLRMQGRVSRRIPELLTVSRSSEVDIRKAFDIPSGRITTIPLGVNTDVFKPGVARVPGRIACVASADAPLKGVSYLLEAVAKLSAERNVELVLVSKLDPNGPSAKMIDDLAIRDQVRVVSGLEDEEMAELLASAEVACVPSLYEGFSLPAVEAMSCATPLVATRAGAIPEVVGTSEEAAVLVGPRDSGALAQAIEGLLDDAELRRRLGDGGRRRVEERYSWAAVAAKTAAHYETVLQRVAAEQNAADRTTSR is encoded by the coding sequence ATGCGCGTCGCACTGCTGTCGTATCGCAGCAAACCGCACTGTGGCGGCCAGGGGGTGTACGTCCGGCATCTGTCCCGGGAGCTGGCACTCCTCGGTCACGAGGTCGAGATCTTCTCCGGCCAGCCGTATCCCGAGCTCGACCAGGTCGCCATCGACGCCGGGGTCAGGCTGACCAAGGTGCCGAGCATGGCACTCTACGACGAGCCGAACCCGTTCCGGACTCCCCGGCCCGGGGAGTACCGCGACTGGATCGACATGCTCGAGGTCGGGTCGATGTGGACGGCCAGTTTCGGTGAGCCGCTGACCTTCAGCCTGCGCGTGGCACGTCTGCTCAAGGACCGTCGCGACGATTTCGACATCGTCCACGACAACCAATGCCTCGGCTACGGTCTACTCGACATCCAGCAGGCCGGCTTCCCGCTGATCGCGACGATTCATCATCCGATCACCCGCGACCGCACACTGGCGGTGAAGGCGGCCAAGGGGTGGCGCAAGATCACCGCGTGGCGCTGGCACTCCTTTCTGCGTATGCAGGGACGTGTGTCACGCCGGATTCCGGAGTTGCTCACGGTCTCCCGCAGCAGCGAGGTCGACATCCGCAAGGCCTTCGACATTCCGTCGGGTCGCATCACCACGATCCCGCTCGGCGTGAACACCGATGTGTTCAAGCCCGGTGTGGCGCGGGTGCCGGGTCGGATCGCCTGCGTCGCAAGCGCGGATGCTCCCTTGAAGGGGGTCTCGTATCTGCTCGAGGCAGTGGCCAAGCTCAGCGCCGAACGCAACGTCGAACTGGTACTGGTGTCCAAGCTGGACCCGAACGGCCCGTCGGCCAAGATGATCGACGATCTGGCCATCCGCGACCAGGTCCGAGTGGTGTCCGGTCTCGAGGACGAGGAGATGGCCGAGCTGCTCGCGTCCGCCGAAGTCGCCTGTGTGCCTTCGCTGTACGAGGGTTTCTCGCTACCGGCCGTCGAGGCGATGAGTTGTGCGACCCCGTTGGTGGCGACGCGGGCCGGAGCGATCCCGGAGGTCGTCGGCACCAGCGAGGAGGCGGCGGTGCTGGTGGGCCCGCGGGACTCGGGCGCATTGGCGCAGGCGATCGAAGGCCTGCTCGACGACGCGGAACTGCGCCGGAGGCTCGGCGACGGGGGACGTCGTCGGGTCGAGGAACGCTACAGCTGGGCAGCGGTCGCCGCGAAAACCGCGGCGCACTATGAGACAGTGCTGCAACGGGTCGCGGCCGAGCAGAATGCGGCCGACCGGACGACCTCGCGGTGA